GATGCCATGCCGCTGCGCCATCTCGCGGCGCTCCTCCAGCGGTTCGACGCCGATGACTCGGTAGCCTAGGTGGCGACCGATGCGTGCTGACATCTGGCCGATCGGTCCCAAACCCAGCACGGCGAGCGTTCCACCTTCCGGCACGGCGGCGTATTGGACGGCCTGCCAAGCGGTGGGGATGACGTCGGAGAGGAAGAGGAAACGCTCGTCCTCGCCGACGCTAGGGATTTTGATGGGGCCATAGTCGGCAAAAGGAACACGGAGATACTCGGCTTGCCCGCCGGGCACCGAGCCGTAAAGGCGAGAGAAGCCGAACAACCGGGCGCCGCTGTTGTACTCCTTCACCTGCGTCGTCTCGCACTGAGATTGGAGGCCGTTGCGGCACATGAAGCATTCGCCGCATGAGATAGTGAAGGGGATGACGACGCGGTCGCCGGGTTTCAGGTTGGTGACGTCGGCGCCTACCTCTTCCACGACCCCCATCGGCTCGTGGCCTAAGATGTCGCCGGCGTCCATGAATGGGCCGAGGACTTCGTAGAGGTGCAGATCGGAGCCGCAGATAGCGGTGGACGTAATGCGCACGATCGCGTCAGTGGGGTCAACGATGGTGGGGTCCGGGGCGTTTTCGACGCTCACGGATCGCTTTCCTTGCCAGGTGAGTGCTTTCATGAGCCCTAGGGTAATAGGAGTTTGCGACGGGTGCTGGGCCGCGCCGGAGGCCCCGAACCCCACACAAACCCGGTCGGTGCTTGTGTAGTGTCGGAATGAAAAACAATTGGAAATGAGCGAGCGGAGGTAGACGTAGGTGCGCAACTTCATGGGGGTGGTGGCGCTCTCCCTCAGCACCGTGGCACTCACCGCCTGCGGGTCAATCCCCGCCGATCCGGATGGGACGTATAACCGGGCGGAGAACGGGACGCTCGTGGTTGGCGTTTCCGAGAACAACCCGTGGACCGATGTCGATGATTCCGGTTCGGTCAGCGGTACCGAGGCCGACCTAGTGCGGGGTTTCGCGGAGTCGATCGACGCGGACATCGAGTGGAAAACGGCCTCTGAAAGCGTCCTCGTCGATTGGATGGACCACGGGGAAGTTGACGTGATGATCGGGGGCCTGACCTCCACGTCACCGTGGTCGTCCAAGATTGCGCTGACGCGGGGGTACACCACCGTTGACAACGAGGACGGCAAGAAAGAAAAGATGGTCATGGCCGTGCCGATGGGAGAGAACAAGCTGCTCGTGGAGCTTGAGCGCTTCTTGGCACGCGAGGAGGGGGAGATTTGATGGCGGATGTCAATGAGGCCAGCACAGGTTCCGGCACCGAGGCCCTCCCCGACGAGCAAGCTGTGGCGATGCGCAAGGCAGTGCGCCTGAACTGGATCAGCATCCTCGTCTTGGCCCTGACCGTTGCGCTGGTGGGCGTCGTTGCCGGCCAGTCCCAGGCCATGAAAACCGCGTGGTACGAGGATCTTCTCTCGTTTCTCCCGCCGATCGCGTTTCTCGTCGCTACACGCGTGATCAAGCGGCGACCGGACGCCGAACACCCCTACGGCCACCACCGTGCGATCGGGGTGGGGCACGTCGTGGCGGCCTCGGCACTGTTAGCCATGGGTACGTTCCTCATCCTCGGCGCGGTGAGCAACCTGATCAACCAGGAAAAACCGCCGATCGGGACCGTCGTGCTGTTCGGTCACAGCGTGTGGCTGGGATGGCTCATGGTTGCGGCGCTCGTCATCACGGGAATCCCGCCGATCTTTATCGGTCGCCTGAAGCAGCGCCTGGCCGAACCTTTGCACGACAAAGTGCTCTATTCAGATGCCGACATGAACAAGGCGAACTGGATGACATCGCTGTCCACCATCATCGGTGTGCTGGGCATCGGGGTGGGGTGGTGGTGGATGGATGCGGTTGCCGCCATCATCGTCGCTTTGTCCATCGTGCGCGACGGGGTGTCCAACTTGCGCACCGCGATCAGAGACCTTACCGACGCCCGCGCGACCGATCTGGACGGCAACAAAGAACCGTGCATTGCCACGATCGAAGAGACCGCCCACAACGTTGGCTGGGTGGAAGAAGCGGCCGCCAGGGTGCGCGACGAGGGCCACGTCTTCCACGTCGAGCTCTTCGCGGTGCCGCGTGAAGGCCAGGACCCGACCGTCGAGCAGATCCGCGAGCTGCGCAATGTTTTGCACCAGCTGAGTTTTAGGGTCCACGACGTGGTGGTTGCGCCGGTGCACTCCATACCTGTCTACCTCAGGGAGGAAGACAGGTAGCTCCCGCTAGGCTCCTCAGAATAATGACTGTTTATCCAGCGCCCTTGACCCCCGGCTCTACCGTTCGAGTTGTCACCCCGTCGTTGTCCCTTCCATTCGTCGTGGACGGCACAACGGGAGATTACCTCGCACAGCTTGCAACCCGACGCCTTAACAAATTGGGGCTGACCGTCACTTTCGGCGAGCACGTCAACGAATCAGATGAGTTCTTCACGTCAGAGGTGCAATCGCGGGTGCGCGACATTCACGCCGCGTTCGCGGACCCTGAGGTCGACGGAATCATGTCCGTCATCGGTGGGTTCAACAGTAATGAATTGCTGCCATTCCTCGACTACGACTTAATTGCTGCGAACCCGAAGTTCCTCTGCGGGCACTCCGATGTCACCGCGCTGCAGAATGCGCTCTACGCCCGCACTGGGCTCGTCACGTATTCGGGTCCACACTGGTCCACCTTCGGTATGCGCGATCACAGTGAGTTGACGCGCCAGTCCTTTGCCAACGCGGCTTTTACAACCGAGCCGATTGTGTGGGAGGCAAGCCCTTGGTACACCGACGACGACTGGTACGTCGAGCAGGACAACCGCCCCACGCTGGAGACGACAGGCTGGTGGCCTATTCGCGAAGGACGAGCCACGGGAACGGCCGTGGGTTCCAACTTGAGTATCTTCACCCTGCTTCACGGCACGGATTACATCCCAGACTTAGACGGCGCGGTGCTGTTTGCGGAGGTGACGATGAACTCAGACATCACGGAGTTCCGACGCCGCCTCATGTCCGTCATCCAGCAGCCTGGTGGTGAAGGCATTCGAGCTGTGGTGATCGGCCGTTTCCAAACCGGTAGCGGCGTGACGCGGGAGGAGCTGGAGTCCACCATCGATTCCATTCCGTTGCTGGAGGGCATCCCCGTCGTGGCTAATGTTGACTTCGGGCACACGAACCCCTTGCTCACTTTCCCCGTGGGCGGGGACGTTGAGCTAAACGTAGCTCAAAACGAAACCACGATCTGCTTTCCAAGGGAGCTTTATGACCGCTAGCCAGCGCTGGGGATTCTTTGCTGTCGTTTCGCTCGGCCTGCTCATGGTAGGTCTGGACAATTCCATCCTCTACACCGCCCTCCCAGTGCTCACCGAGCAGCTTCGCGCGACGTCGACACAAAGCCTGTGGATCATCAATGCCTACCCGCTCGTTCTGGCGGGTTTGTTGCTAGGTACGGGCACGTTGGGGGACAAGGTGGGCCACCGACTCATGTTTGTTGTGGGGTTGACCGTCTTCGGCCTTGCTTCGCTGACCGCCGCGTTTGCGCCGGGTGTCGGTGCGCTCATCGCTGCGAGGGCCTTTCTGGGGGTGGGTGCCGCCGCAATGATGCCCGCCACGTTGGCGCTCATTCGGCTGACGTTTGACGACGAGCGCGAGCGCAACACCGCCATCGGCATCTGGGGCTCGGTGGCGGTGGTGGGCGCCGGCCTCGGCCCAGTGCTGGGCGGCCTGCTCCTCGAGATGTTCTGGTGGGGGTCCATCTTCCTCATCAACGTGCCCATCGTGGTCATCGCCCTGGCGTTGACCTTTGTTCTGGCGCCGGAAAACCTTCCGAATCCGGAAAAGCAATGGGACGCGGTTTCTTCGTTGTGGGCGCTGCTTGCCCTGACCGGGTTGACCATGACTATCAAGGAGGCTGTGAATCCCGATCGCACCCTGCTTTTGCTCGCTGGAGGTGTAGTGGCGGGTGTCGTGGGCGCGGTGCTCTTCGCCCGCCGCCAACCGCGGCTGGCGCAACCACTGCTCACCTTGGACGTCTTCCGCAGCCGCATCTTCTCGGGCGGTATCATCGCCGCGGCGGGGGCAATGTTTGTCACCGCGGGCGTTGAGCTCATGACTACGCAAAAGCTGCAGCTTGTCGACGGCCTCTCGCCCCTGCACGCCGGTCTTATCGTTGTCGTTATGGCTGTCGCGGCGTTTCCGGCTTCAACGATTGGGGGAGCAAACCTGCATCGCTGGGGCTTTCTCCCGCTCATCGCTGGCGGTTTCGCGGGCGCGGCTGCAGGCGCCACGCTGCTGTCCTGGGCTACCGAGCACAACAGCCTGTCGACGGCCCTTGTCGCCCTGGCGGTGCTCGGGTGGAGCACCGGGTCGGTCATGTCGGTCTCCTCGACGGCGATCATCGGCTCGGCACCTCGCTACCGTTCGGGGATGGCCGCAGGTGTCGAGGAGGTTTCCTACGAGCTGGGAACGCTGCTCACCGTCGCTGTGACGGGTTCGCTGTTGCCGATGATGGCCTACCAGTCGGTTGTCGGCCTGCTGGCCGTCGCAGCGTTGGTGTTCTGCGTGCTTAGCCTCTGGCTCTTCCAGGGCAACCCAAAGTCCGGAGAATATGCTTAGTCATTTTTCGGCCCGGCACCCCCGGAGCGATGGGTAGCGGCGTCCTCGCCGAGAGTAGGGCCTTCCTGATCCCCACTCTCCACCTTGAGTACCATGATGGACGCGGAGACTCTCCTAGCTGGTATGGGCCCCTACGTTCTCCTTGGCCTCGCTGCGATTGTCTTCATCGAATCGGGGGTGCTCTTTCCGTTCGTGCCAGGCGACTCATTGCTAGTTACGGCGGCAATCCTGCGCACCGACCGCCTCGAGGCGGCAGAAGCCTTCTTTGCGCAGCGCGGCCCAATCGCGCTGGTTCTGGGCCGGTTTCTTCCGATCGTGCGCACCTACGTCCCTTTCGCCGCAGGGACGGCCGACATGCCCTACCGTCGCTTCACGGGCGCGGTGGGCTGGGTTGTCCTTATGGTGGCCGTCGGGGTGCTACTTGGCGGCATTCCGGGGATTGCGCACTCGATTGACCTCATCATGATGGTTGTTGTGGGCATGTCTGTCCTGACGACGGCATAAAAAATCCCACACCCAGCGGGTGCGGGATCGTGCACCGGTCTTACTGAGCGACCTTGGAAGACAGCGCCTGCAGGGCGTCAAGAAGGCCGTTCGGAGCTGCGAGGAGGGCGCTGAAAACGGAGTTGATGATTTCCTGGAGGGCATCGACGAAAGAGCTCATGTTGTTTCCTTTCGGGTAGTGGATCGAGCGTGCTCCATTTTAATTCACCGCCGGCGAAGGCTGGGAGATATCGCATAATTCCCGACACTAACCCTCAAAAAATTGTAAAAAATCGCTGTGTTTGAGCTCTCGGGTAAATAGTTTTCGACACATAACTAGAGGTCGCCGAGCCCAAAATCGCCAGCCGATGGCGCAGTTTCGACTAATCAATAGGTAGCGGGTAGTACCCCAATATGGGGGTATGGAGACGCTGAATCAAAAGCTTCGGCCCGCTGTTTCGTTGGATAAAGCTACGCCACGCACAAACCCTGGCCCGTCCGTAGGCTTGCCCATATGCCGACACCAGTTCACCAATACCTCGACCGGATCTTGGACCACGTGCGGGCAGATGACTCCGGGCAGGTCGCGGATTACATCGCTGAGCTGCGCATGGCCGACCCCAACAAGCTGGGGTTAGCGGTGTGCACGACCACGGGACACCTTTATTCTGCAGGCGATGACACCTGCGAGTTTTCGATCCAATCCATATCCAAGCCCTTCGTCTACGCCCTCGCGCTAGAAGAGCTCGGAGCGGAAGAAGTGCACAGCCGCGTCGGTGTCGAGCCCTCTGGCGAGGCATTCAACGACATCTCCCTGGAGGAGGACACGCACCGCCCCGCGAACCCAATGATCAACGCTGGCGCGATCACGGTGAACCAGCTCATCAACGGCTCTGATTCCACCGTCGACGAGCGGGTGGAGAAGATCCGGGCCTTCATGTCCCGCTTAGCAGGGCGCGAACTGACAATCGACCATGGC
The nucleotide sequence above comes from Corynebacterium capitovis DSM 44611. Encoded proteins:
- a CDS encoding zinc-dependent alcohol dehydrogenase, coding for MKALTWQGKRSVSVENAPDPTIVDPTDAIVRITSTAICGSDLHLYEVLGPFMDAGDILGHEPMGVVEEVGADVTNLKPGDRVVIPFTISCGECFMCRNGLQSQCETTQVKEYNSGARLFGFSRLYGSVPGGQAEYLRVPFADYGPIKIPSVGEDERFLFLSDVIPTAWQAVQYAAVPEGGTLAVLGLGPIGQMSARIGRHLGYRVIGVEPLEERREMAQRHGIETIEEGDGVVEKLREMTQGRGPDSVVDAVGMEAHGSPVAGVAHAATNLLPPALGRAAMQNAGVDRLNVLYTAIDAVRRGGTISLSGVYGGMKDPLPMLTMFDKQIQLRMGQCNVRRWVDDLLPLVDDPSDPLGVLDLKTHTAPLDDAPAMYEKFQKKEDGCIKVVLKP
- a CDS encoding transporter substrate-binding domain-containing protein — translated: MRNFMGVVALSLSTVALTACGSIPADPDGTYNRAENGTLVVGVSENNPWTDVDDSGSVSGTEADLVRGFAESIDADIEWKTASESVLVDWMDHGEVDVMIGGLTSTSPWSSKIALTRGYTTVDNEDGKKEKMVMAVPMGENKLLVELERFLAREEGEI
- a CDS encoding cation diffusion facilitator family transporter, producing MADVNEASTGSGTEALPDEQAVAMRKAVRLNWISILVLALTVALVGVVAGQSQAMKTAWYEDLLSFLPPIAFLVATRVIKRRPDAEHPYGHHRAIGVGHVVAASALLAMGTFLILGAVSNLINQEKPPIGTVVLFGHSVWLGWLMVAALVITGIPPIFIGRLKQRLAEPLHDKVLYSDADMNKANWMTSLSTIIGVLGIGVGWWWMDAVAAIIVALSIVRDGVSNLRTAIRDLTDARATDLDGNKEPCIATIEETAHNVGWVEEAAARVRDEGHVFHVELFAVPREGQDPTVEQIRELRNVLHQLSFRVHDVVVAPVHSIPVYLREEDR
- a CDS encoding S66 family peptidase, which encodes MTVYPAPLTPGSTVRVVTPSLSLPFVVDGTTGDYLAQLATRRLNKLGLTVTFGEHVNESDEFFTSEVQSRVRDIHAAFADPEVDGIMSVIGGFNSNELLPFLDYDLIAANPKFLCGHSDVTALQNALYARTGLVTYSGPHWSTFGMRDHSELTRQSFANAAFTTEPIVWEASPWYTDDDWYVEQDNRPTLETTGWWPIREGRATGTAVGSNLSIFTLLHGTDYIPDLDGAVLFAEVTMNSDITEFRRRLMSVIQQPGGEGIRAVVIGRFQTGSGVTREELESTIDSIPLLEGIPVVANVDFGHTNPLLTFPVGGDVELNVAQNETTICFPRELYDR
- a CDS encoding MFS transporter, translating into MTASQRWGFFAVVSLGLLMVGLDNSILYTALPVLTEQLRATSTQSLWIINAYPLVLAGLLLGTGTLGDKVGHRLMFVVGLTVFGLASLTAAFAPGVGALIAARAFLGVGAAAMMPATLALIRLTFDDERERNTAIGIWGSVAVVGAGLGPVLGGLLLEMFWWGSIFLINVPIVVIALALTFVLAPENLPNPEKQWDAVSSLWALLALTGLTMTIKEAVNPDRTLLLLAGGVVAGVVGAVLFARRQPRLAQPLLTLDVFRSRIFSGGIIAAAGAMFVTAGVELMTTQKLQLVDGLSPLHAGLIVVVMAVAAFPASTIGGANLHRWGFLPLIAGGFAGAAAGATLLSWATEHNSLSTALVALAVLGWSTGSVMSVSSTAIIGSAPRYRSGMAAGVEEVSYELGTLLTVAVTGSLLPMMAYQSVVGLLAVAALVFCVLSLWLFQGNPKSGEYA
- a CDS encoding DedA family protein produces the protein MMDAETLLAGMGPYVLLGLAAIVFIESGVLFPFVPGDSLLVTAAILRTDRLEAAEAFFAQRGPIALVLGRFLPIVRTYVPFAAGTADMPYRRFTGAVGWVVLMVAVGVLLGGIPGIAHSIDLIMMVVVGMSVLTTA